In Drosophila innubila isolate TH190305 chromosome 2R unlocalized genomic scaffold, UK_Dinn_1.0 1_C_2R, whole genome shotgun sequence, the following are encoded in one genomic region:
- the LOC117784558 gene encoding myotrophin-like, whose product MCENDENLIWAIKNGELDDVQSTYQNSNRNVNEFMGGRTPLHYAADFGQLKVVKFLTEIGADVNKEDKYSITPLLAAIWEGHTECVEFLLEKGANKTGMTPSGQNYIDAAEKDEIKKLLLM is encoded by the coding sequence ATGTGTGAGAATGATGAGAACTTGATTTGGGCAATAAAAAACGGCGAATTGGATGACGTGCAAAGCACCTATCAAAATTCGAATCGAAATGTAAACGAATTTATGGGAGGACGAACTCCATTACATTATGCCGCTGACTTTGGACAGTTGAAGGTTGTCAAGTTTCTGACCGAGATCGGAGCTGATGTCAATAAGGAGGACAAGTACAGTATAACACCATTACTGGCTGCCATCTGGGAGGGGCATACCGAATGTGTTGAGTTTCTTCTGGAAAAGGGGGCCAATAAGACGGGAATGACTCCCAGTGGTCAGAACTATATTGATGCCGCTGAAAAGgatgaaatcaaaaaattgcTACTGATGTAG